The Pirellulales bacterium genome includes the window CGATTGCCCGACGTGGCTGATGAAGGTGTATCAGGTTCGGCATCGCGACGAGCGATGAGTTCGACCGCCGTGACATAGCCCTCGTTCCCGGCGAGTCGCGCCAGAGCTTCGAGCGGTGTGCGATCGGCGTCGCTATAGACGGCCAATAACGCCGCGCGTTGGCGCGCGCCGCGTTGCTTCTGCCAGGAATTTCCACCGTCGCTTGTTACCAGGATCGTTCCCAGCGCGCCAACGGCCCAGCCATGATCGGCATCGACAAATGTCAGGCTGTTGATGGGCAGGCATTGTCCGGTGGGCAGGGTTTCCCATGTCGCGCCGCTGTCGGCGGAGTGCAGAACCAAGGTTCCGGGTGAACCGGCGATCCAAAGGTAAGAACCGTGTGCCGTGACGGCACGCCAATCGAACGGCTCGGTATTGCGTGGCTGCTGCAGCGGAGGTTGCCAAGAGCGGCCCCCGTCTTGCGTCGCCAGCAACAGACCGCCGTCTCCGACCAGCCAGCCGTCTTGGGGGCTGGTCAGATGGATCGCCCGCGGCTCGCGCACTCCGTACTCTGATTGTTGCCACACGGCCAGGTTGCGCTCGCGAATGGTTCCGCGGGCGCCACGGCCGCCAGCGAGTACGGCGGAGAATGGGTCGGCAAAATCACCGACGGTCCATTCCGACACTTGTTGGTCCGCCATCTGCGTCCAAGATCGACCGCCGGTGTCCGTGCAAAACACGCCGGACGGAAAGATCGCTGACGGCTCGCTCAGGGCCCAGCCTTTTGGGCCACCAAAGAACTTAATCTTGTGGATTGTCGATAGCAGAAGCCCCTTGTCGGTTTCCCAGGTTCGTCCGCCGTCGCTGGTGCGCAGCAGAATGCCTTTGGTCGAGCGCAGATAGGAGCGATATTCGCCACCGGCCGCACAACCGTTTTCCGAATCGGCAAAAAATACGGTTCGCAGGGTACCGCTTACACCAGAAGCAGAAAGCTGCCATGACTCTCCGCCATCGTCCGTGCGCCAGATGACGCCACGATCTCCCACGGCCCAGCCATGCAGAGTGTCGACAAATGTGACGGCCGACAGTTCGGCGTCGTCGAGCATCGATCGTGCGAGTGAGCCGTCGCTTTCGGCCGCCGCGAGTGCCATCGGCCCGAGCGCAAGCGAGATTGCGATAAGGATCGCGACGAGCGTGCGCGAGGTATGACCATCCATGGCAGCGTCTCGAACGACTGGCAAGCGTTGAATGCTGGGGCGGCCGGGATTTTAGCCCGACGGTCAGAGGATACCTAGAGCGACAATTCAAACCTGGGTGTGCTGCTAGCATGATCTAGCGCTCGTCCGCAGAACTGCGGCGCATAAAAAACCCTTGGGGCGACTTGCGTCGTCCCAAGGGTCCCAACCGCAGGATGATCCTGCACCCTCGGTCCTCGCAAGGACCGAGGGCTATTGACCAGGGCCTCTCCCCCAGAGGAGAAGGCTCCTTGCATAACGCACGTTACCGCACGGCCTCGGACAGCATTTTCGTGTTCGGAACGCTGTGCCGGTTCAATAAGCCGTCTTCGTCGGTCTCGATGACCGTGGCGACGGGGCCGACTTCTCGTACTGTTCCTTCCATGCCGCACACACGCACATGATCACCAGCGTGCAGTCGCTGACGGGTGTAATAGCCGGCCAGGATGCCGCCCATCACTTCCTTACCGCCGAGGCCCAAGGCCAGCGCGAAACCGGCAGAGACGGCGCCGAAGGCAATCAAGATCATGTTTTGCAACAGCTCGAACTGGAAGCCCAGCTGATCGAAGGCCGCGATGAACGTCATCAGGGCGAGCACATAGTACACGCCGTTGGCCAGGTGCTCGGCATAGGTAACACCGACGCGATCGGCACTGGTGGCCACGACACCACGCAGGAACGTGGCAATCAATAGTCCGATCACGACGACGACCGTAGCCACCAACAGCTTGGGAATATAGCCCACAAGCGTTTCCATCGCCGTCGACAATGTCGGCAGGTCAAGGATGTTGAAGGCGGCCGTCAAAAACACGCACATCGTGAGCCAGAAGGTGATCCGGCCGACGATCCACGATACGCTGCGATTGATTCCGACTTGTCGCATCGATTCCAATAAGCCGCTCCGCTCGGCGGCGGTCTGCAGACCCAACGAGTCGCTCAGGGCCGAGGCGACACGGTCCAACACGCGGGCCGCGATATAGCCGATGACCAGTACGACCAGCATGCCCACGACATTGGGGGCCTTGTCGATGATCTGCCCGAAGGCGTGGTTGAAGCTGCCGACTAGCGCTTCGCGCCAAGAATCAACAGTCTGAGGAAAGTCCATGGCTAACTCCTTGTTCCGAAAATGAGATTGAGAGTGAAATTGAAAGGGATCACGAACACAAAAGCGCCCGACTGCTTGCGTCGCCATGCTGCGAACCGCGGTATCCTCTGGCAGCATGGAACATGGGTTGTCGAGAGCGTTAAAACCTTGGACCGAAACGGCCGGCAAATTAACGATGCTTGGACCGGTCGCGATCGTGGGGAAATCCCCCGGAAAGCGTCAGCACAAACAGGGCAATCGTAGCCTGCGCAAAATGCCAAAAAGCGTACGGTACAACTTGAAATACGAACTCCGT containing:
- a CDS encoding mechanosensitive ion channel domain-containing protein, whose translation is MDFPQTVDSWREALVGSFNHAFGQIIDKAPNVVGMLVVLVIGYIAARVLDRVASALSDSLGLQTAAERSGLLESMRQVGINRSVSWIVGRITFWLTMCVFLTAAFNILDLPTLSTAMETLVGYIPKLLVATVVVVIGLLIATFLRGVVATSADRVGVTYAEHLANGVYYVLALMTFIAAFDQLGFQFELLQNMILIAFGAVSAGFALALGLGGKEVMGGILAGYYTRQRLHAGDHVRVCGMEGTVREVGPVATVIETDEDGLLNRHSVPNTKMLSEAVR